From the genome of Candidatus Angelobacter sp.:
CTGATATTCCATTTCAGTCAGTTTGCGCCCATATTTCTTCTCCAATTCAGCGCGCGGATGAACCCATGGTGTCGTGCCGTTCCAGTAAACGCGCATGGCAACGATGTCGCCGATTGCACCGTCGTGCAGACGTTTGACCGTATCGAGGTAATCGGGCTGATGGCGCCGTTGCAAGCCTACGCCCACCTTCAGATTCTTCTTCTTCGCCTCCTCGGCTGCCGCGAGTACACGCCGCACCCCGGTGGCGTCTGTCGCAACCGGCTTTTCCATAAAAACATTCTTGCCCTGCTTGACGGCTTCTTCGAAGTGGATTGGACGGAAGCCCGGAGGTGTGGCGAGGATCACCAAATCGGCAACCGCAATGGCCTGTTTGTAGGCATCGAATCCAACAAACTTGTGATCATCGGCGACGACAACCGTGTCCGGGTGTTCGCGCTTCAGATTCTTTAAGCTCTGATCCAATTGATCCTGGAATGCATCTCCCATCGCGACAAGCTGGACGCCTTTGCCACCCGCGTTAAGCGCCTGGTTGGCCGCCCCGGACCCTCGGCCGCCGCAGCCGATCAGGGCGATTTTGAGCGTGTCGCTGCCGGCGGCGTACGCGCTGCGCTCGATGGAGAGGCTCCCGAGCAGGGCGCCGCCCGCGACGGCAGTGGAAGTTTTCTTGAGGAAATCCCGGCGCGAGGA
Proteins encoded in this window:
- a CDS encoding Gfo/Idh/MocA family oxidoreductase, giving the protein MNELNNPNSPAQSSRRDFLKKTSTAVAGGALLGSLSIERSAYAAGSDTLKIALIGCGGRGSGAANQALNAGGKGVQLVAMGDAFQDQLDQSLKNLKREHPDTVVVADDHKFVGFDAYKQAIAVADLVILATPPGFRPIHFEEAVKQGKNVFMEKPVATDATGVRRVLAAAEEAKKKNLKVGVGLQRRHQPDYLDTVKRLHDGAIGDIVAMRVYWNGTTPWVHPRAELEKKYGRKLTEMEYQMRNWYYFVWICGDHIVEQHIHNLDVANWVKNGYPVRAWGMGGVETRKGPDYGEIFDHHAVEFEYADGSRVFSQCRHQNGCWDSVSEHAIGTKGNCDISGFRITGANAWRRRAEPGESNDGWQLEHYPLQDAIRNNKPYNEAERGAKSTMTAIFGRMATYSGKEITWDEAINSNISVMPKSFAFDAETPTKPRPDGWYDHAVPGKTRVI